From the Hordeum vulgare subsp. vulgare chromosome 1H, MorexV3_pseudomolecules_assembly, whole genome shotgun sequence genome, the window aaccgtcccgtgatccgtcccacgatccgctccgatctagtgccgaacggacgacacctccgcgttcagcacacgtacagctcgacgatgatcttggccttcttgatccaacaagagagacggagaggtagatgagttctccggcagcgtgacggcgctccggaggttggtggtgatctaatctcagccgggctccgcccgagctccgcagaaacgcgatctagaggaaaaatcgtggaggtatgtggtcgggctgccgtggcaaaagttgtctcaaatcagccttaaaacctcactatatataggagggaagggagggaaggaggcaggctcaaaacctaaaggtttgaccGAAATTGATAGTGAAGTAGTATTCCATCTTCCCATTTGAAAACTCTTTTCACCTTGTGttatttccttctcaaaccttatgggccttagtgaaaACTTATTCCAatgcactaggggctggtttatctcttccttaTCATGGATTTGGACTCTATTCTCATCAAACTCTTGTGGCATTACGTGTCAAGAGAGATAACACATAATAATTTGACCGGTACGAAAGGAAGACATGCAAGGGAAATGTACAAAAAGGCTCGTGCCGGTGTGATATTTGTTTTAGGATAAGCGATGTTTATCCTTGTAGTAACAAGCCTGTGATTCCGTGTTAAGGCTTGCTTCAATTATTGCGGCTGTGTTTAACTAGCCacaaaagaggaaagaaaaaggTGAAGTCAGCCATCCAGAGCTCACGCGGAAAGCAGCGCTACGCTGCGGTGCGCACACCGCACACACTGGCAAAAAGCACGGAGCTTTCGCCTCCGCCTCCGTCTCCAATCCGCCATAGACAGTCACAGTCACAGAGCCCTCCCTCCCCGCCTCCATCGTTTCCCCACGTCTCGCCTCCAGAGCTTtcccccctccctcccttttcCTTTCCACCTCCCCCCGAAACCTTCCCACTCTCAGGGCCTAAAAAAAATCCAAGCCAACAGCACCAGCACAGGAGAGGAGAGGCGAGGGAGGGGGGGAGACAGCGACAGCCCCGCGGCGCCGGCCGCCGGGGCGCCCACCGGGCCGCGGGCCGCCAGCGCATGGCATCGTCGCGGGTGATGGCCGCGTCGTCGCAGCCGCCGCCGTCCGGCACCTCCGATCTCGCGCGCTTCAGGAGCGCCAGCGGCATCGGATCCATGAACATGGACGACATCCTCCGCAACATATACGGCGAGGCGCCCCCGTCCGGCGCCGGGGACCCCGCCCCCGCGCCGGAGCCCGCCGCCCGCCGGACGGCCGAGGAGGTCTGGAAGGAGATCTCGGCCACCGGGGGCCTCTCCGCCCCCGCTCCCGCTCCTCCCCCCgccggcggcgggggcggcgaaGCGGGCGGCGCCGCCGTCATGACCCTGGAGGATTTCCTGGCCAGGGAGGATGACGGCATGGTTACCGCCGTGGAGGGGAACATGGCGGTAGGGTTCCCCGATGTGGGGGCGGGCGTGGCGGGagggcggcgacgaggtggcggcgccggcGGAAGGGCGAGGAAGAGGGCCCTGATGGACCCCATGGACCGCGCGGCCACGCAGCGGCAGAAGCGCATGATCAAGAACCGCGAATCTGCGGCCAGGTCCAGGGAGAGGAAGCAGGTTACGCCAAATGTCTCATGGGGGGACAATTTTGATGCATTTTGCACCGGTTTGACCTTTGTCTCAGTTGCACAATTGAGTGTGAAATTTGACGCTTTCATTTGGTTTCGGATGTAGGCTTACATCGCAGAACTGGAGGCACAGGTCACACAGCTTGAGGAGGAACATGCCGAACTGCTTAGAGAACAGGTATGTTTCTTGTTCTACCTTGGTTTGGAATGGAAGTTATGGATTCTGGGTATTGACTATTGAGTATGCATACCATGACACTATGAGCCTATGATTACCTTCAAGCGTTTGATGGCCGAACAGTCAGTTAGCTTCATTAAGATTGAGCATGTGGGTGCACTGTGATTATGGAACTAGGTCAACTAGGGCAATGTATGATTGATATATCTATGATCATTTTAAAATGGTTATATTTACAATCACATAATTCCTCGGTCCGAAATTACTTGTCACAGAAATAGAtacaaatggatgtatctagaactaaaatacatctagatacatccattcctatgacaagtatttccggacggagggagtaccaaatATGTCAGCTCTTTCACATAAGTATAGCAAGCTATTAtatattttctattttctgttCTTAGTTTTTGAGGAATGCGTATGAATTATGATAGTAAGCGATAGATACCTTAAAAAGGGTGTTTAGTCTTTCGTCACCATTGCATCATAGACCTGATCTGGTTTCTTTGCTTGTTGCCGCATTATGAATTATGAAGTGGTACATGTTTCCATGGGGCAACTGGGTTTGGCAGTGAGGTGTATTTTCTGGGTTTGACACTTTTTTTTAGTGCCAAGAGTTATATTGCAGCCCATATCTTTGCTCATTGGTTCATCTGTCATGGTTTGGGCTTTTTACTCATGTCAATGTCATACTGTCATCACCAGGATAACCCACCAAAGTTATGTGTCAAAGTATCTTGGAAAAATTATACTGGAGACTAATTACCTCTTTCA encodes:
- the LOC123446630 gene encoding bZIP transcription factor 12-like — translated: MASSRVMAASSQPPPSGTSDLARFRSASGIGSMNMDDILRNIYGEAPPSGAGDPAPAPEPAARRTAEEVWKEISATGGLSAPAPAPPPAGGGGGEAGGAAVMTLEDFLAREDDGMVTAVEGNMAVGFPDVGAGVAGGRRRGGGAGGRARKRALMDPMDRAATQRQKRMIKNRESAARSRERKQAYIAELEAQVTQLEEEHAELLREQEEQNEKRLNELKEQAFQVVVRKKPSQDLRRTNSMEW